Below is a window of Elusimicrobiota bacterium DNA.
CCGGCATCGTTTATCATTACCGGACTATCAAAAGGCATACCTCATTATTTTTGGTTAAAAACAAAAGATGAACTCAACAACTATTCTCCAGTCTCAAACACAACAGAGAGTTATGCACAAGACTATCCCCCGGTAACGCCTACCGGCTTGACTGTCCTCAACACTGGTACAGGGCAGGCAGTTTCACTGTACTGGACACAGAATCCTGAACCAGACCTGTTGGGATACAACATCTATCGCAGTACATACAGTTGCGGGTTGACGGATAAAACGTTTGTCATAGCATTAAGCAGTAATGCGTATGTAGACACCGGCCTGATTTTTAATACCACATATTTTTATCAATTATCCGCATTTGATTCCTACAACCATACAAGTATCCCAAATACTGAAAGCATTGTCTACACACTTGATACAACCCCCCCGGAACCAATACTCAGTTTCCAAGCATCTCCCGGGAATACGTATATCATACTTTCATGGATTGAACAACAGGACTCATCTATATACTCTCATATAATCGAACGTTCAAACACTTCCGGTGATGATGGATTCAGTGTGATAACAACTTTTTTATCTCCGGGAACAACACATCAGGATACCGGCTTGGTTAACGATACCACTTACTGGTACCGCACAAAAACTGTTGATGTCAACGGAATGGCAAGTGTTTATAGTTCAGTTGTCAGCACATTCCCCAGCGCAATTGCTGATATAAGCCCCCCAGCTGCAATAACTTCACTTACTGCAGACAAAGGGATTAACGAAGGTTCCATACAACTATCATGGGCTACAACTGGAGATGATGGAACATCGGGCAATATCTGGAACGGCTCAATTGTGGTACGATATACTTCATCTAACTCCAAGCAATGGGATACATGTGAAGGTAAAGTTAATATAAGCACAAATATGGCAGCAGGTTCATCACAGTCAATCAGTATCACAACCTTATCCTCCGGTGTAACCTACTACTTCTGGATACGTATAACAGATGATTCCGGTGTAATGTCCGACTTATCAAACCGTGCAACAACTTACGCTCAGATTGATTTAATACCTCCATCAGCAATAACAACCCTCATAGCTACGCAGACTGAAAACGAAGGGTCTATACAATTAGAGTGGACATATACGGGTGACAACAATTATTCGGGTGATATATCAAACGGAGCGTTGAATTTATATTATTCAGTATCCTCAGCGGATAATGAACCACTGAACGCTTATAAAATCCAATTTTCTACTTCCGTCAACTCCAGAACAACTGCAAAACTTATTGTGACAGGCCTTACTGAACGCGCAACATACTATCTAGCGTTGCGTACACGCGATGATTCATACAACTGGTCATCATTATCTAATACAGCAACGACCTGGGCACAAGCTGACAGAACACCACCTGCGAGGATTGAGAATTTGGCGGTAGACCTTACCTTCAGCACATCGGTCCAGCTTTCATGGACTCCAACGGGAGATAACGGTTATACCGGCACCATATCTACCGGGGTATACCAGGTAAAATACGCGACATTCAATTTTAACCCAGAAGATCCAGGTTTTGGCAACTATACTACTATACAGTGGATAGCATACGGTATTACTCATGAGACAAGTATTACTTATGATTTAACAGGGTTAGCGTTAAGAACAACTTACTATTTTGCGATAAGGTTATCAGACAAAACATTGAATAACTGGTCAGTTTTTTCAAATACGGTAACCACAAAAATGGTAGACCTTATTCCCCCCGCAAAAATAAATGATTTTGTTGGAATCCCGGGAGTAAAGAGCGGAAGTATTATGTTAACCTGGACTTCTCCCGGTGATGATGGTACAGTCTATGACCTAACCTCCGGTGATTTTATTATACGTTACTCAACAAATTTATCTCAGGGATACTCGATCTGTGACTACGAAATCGTTATACCCACATCTACGGTACCGGGAGATAAACAAACACTGACACTTGACAACTTAATTTCAGGCAAAACATATCGTTTTTGGATCTCCTGCGGTGATTCTGCAGGTAACCGTATAACCTCGGGCCTTTCGGGCCAGACTGTACAAGCCTCTATAGTATCACTCACACGGTTAAACATTGCAATCAGCACATATACATTTGCAGGGGAAGGATTGAATACCGATATCACTATCCTTGACAATAACAACAACTTAGTAACAAACTTCACCGGAAATATGCTCTTTACCTGCGAAGATACACAGGCAATTATTCCTTCTACCTACACTTTCACAGAATCTGATAACGGCAGTCTCGCAACCAGTATTGTATTTCTTACAGCAGGCACGCATAAATTCCGTGCGTTACTTGAAGATTATCCTTCGATCAATGCTGAACAGACAGTCACCGTATATCCCAAACCTGCGACTAAACTTGTTATCTACGGTATTCCTTCACTTATAAATACAGGTTCTGCATTTGACGTTACTGTAGAAGCCAGGGATTCATTTGACAACATTGACACTGCATACAACCGTTCGGTTTGGTTTGAAACGAATGACACTTCCGCGGTTTTACCGTCAACTTATACGTTCAGTTTTACTGACCGCGGAAAACATGTTTTTTCCAGCAGCATAATTTTTAACACTCCAGTAAAGACCCCGGGTGAACGCTATCTTATTATCAGCGACACGCTATCAACCACCGGCTTGCAGGAAGGGATTAACGTTTTTGCATTATCTTCATTCCGGTTTGTCCTCACGGGCACTCCTGCGAGTGTAATTGCCGGCATACCTGTCTCTGCGGAAGTTACAATTTATGACCCGTATAACAGCGTGTACTCACTCTACCGCGGAAGCATACAGATAACCTCGAGTGACCTCTATGCCCAACTCCCAGCGACAACTACTCTGCAGAATGGCTACCTCAAATTTGAAAACAAGATAATCTTTCATTCAGCGGGTAACCAGAAACTGCGTATAACAGATACTCAATACACCGATCTCACTAACGAAACTTCGTATTACATATCAGTAATCCCGGAAAACCTTCATCATTTCCAAATAATTACGCCGTTGACCGCGAATGCTGACCAGGTAGTACCATTAACCATTTATGCAAAAGATTTTTATAATAATACCATCCCGGGTTTTGTTTCAAAAACAAAACTTGAGATAACTTCCGGTAAAATTTCTCCGCAAACAACCGATGATTTTATTAACGGTAAATGGGAAGGTAATTCGTACCTCGAACTTGGCACTAATAATACCGTACGCATAAAATGTGCGGATGATGTCGGGCATAAAGGCGAAAGTGAAAGTATCGACCTCAGCGCTAGCGCGCTTACCACACAATCAATGAATTACCCAAACCCGTTTTCACCGGATAAAGGCGGGACACAGATACGTTTTCACCTGCAAAAAAATACGCGGGTACTCGTTACGATCTTTACTGTTTCCGGACAAATTATCCGACAGTGGGACATTGACGGTTTAAAAGGTTCTAACTATATCACCTGGAACGGAGACAACCAGAATGGTTCATTAGTAAGTTCAGGCGGATACATTGTTTTGATTGAAAAGAAATACAGTACCGGTAAAGAACGCCAGACGTTCAAAATTGCAGTTGTTTATTGACCTAAAAAAGATATCAATGTTTTATTAAACTCCTCAGAATTAGTTTCAGGGGAACAATGCCCTGCTTTTTTGATTACATACAAAGTAGAACCATTGATTCTTTTTAACAGTTTTTTTCCTATATCAATCTTTACCCATGAATCCTCAGCACCCCAGATAATCAACGCCTGTGCTTTGATATTCTCAACCTTTACATCTTCATCACTCGCAGCTGTGATAAACGAATCAAGAATAGCTTCTATTGTCCCGGGAACGAGTAATGGTGTTAGGAACCCTTCAACCTCTTCATGAGACGCTTTTTGTCCGTATGCAGAATCAAGAAACTGCTGGATACCTTTTTTATTAACGAATTTTTCAACAATGATTCTCTCAAAATTTTCACGTACGTCTTTACGTTTCAACATTTCGCCACTACCAAAACTATTCTTTTTTCTTTCAAACATAGCAGGATCAACTAACACAAGTTTTGAAGTTAACTCCGGCTTCTGTACAGCCATCTCAGCAACAACTTTTCCACCCATCGAATGCCCGACAAGATTCCATCCCGGATAAGGCACCACTCCCTGAGATTCAAGTTTTTTCAGTAAACCCCATAACAATTCTGCGCGTTTCTTGATTGAGTGATCAAACCCAGTTTTTTTTGAACTATACCCATAAGCCGGCAGGTCTACAGCAACAACATTATACCCCGCAGCGTTTACAATCCCCGCATTTTTTCGCCAACTGAATGTTGAACCCATAAAACCATGCACAAATAATACATTACCTTTCCCTCCATCAACAGTTTTCCATAAACGGTAATGCAAATCAATGCCGTTAACGTTGGTATACCTGCTGTTTTCAAATGGCAGAACATCCTGTGCAACAGAACATACAACAGAACTTAAGGTTAAAATAATTATGCAGAACAGTTTTATTAGCATCAAATACTTTTTATTTAGGATTTACACCCAACCTCTTATTAATCTCTTCAACCCATGGGGTATAAAACTCTTTTTTTAAATGTATACCGTCACGGGTAACTTCTTCCTTGAGTTCACCGTTGTCATCTTTATACAAGCTATACAGGTCAATATACTCAAGCTCCATTTCTTTCGCAAATACACGCAGTTTTGAATTAGTATCAACAATCTTTTGATTTAACTTCGCATATCTCCCGCGGCAGGGTAATAATGATTCTACTACTATTATAGTCTTAGGATACAATGCCTGCAGAGTATTAACAATCTCCTGGTAATTAGAAATAATTTTTTCGGAATCCACCGAACTCCCGAGATCGTTGACTCCTATCATAACAAAAAAATGTGACGGGTTTGGTGCAAGCGCAATTGTTGTCAACCTATTCATCAACCCTCGCCCGTCCACCATCCCGCTGCGATCCCCGGCAATCCCGCGGTTGACAAACGTCTGTCCCGGGAAATACAGTGATACGTTAAACCCTTCGGTGATAGAGTCACCCAGTAAAACAACCTGTTCCGCCCATACAGTATCACCTTCAGTAAGTTTTTTTTGTATCTGCACATTTTCTTTGATAAACATATTCAACCGGTTATCATAATGGTCAGTATAATTCAAAACATAAGTCGTAGTAGCTGGTTTAACGCTTGCAGATGACACTTGAACATCCTCCGCCTGTAAACTCACGGTCAACGAAAACATGATAATTGTTATTACCCATACCAACACAGGCATCACCTGTGCTTTGTGCTTTGAAACCATAATTTATTCTCCTTACAGCAAATATTTATAATATTTAATTCTTAGCAACTACTTTACTGTTTATTAGTATATTAACTTTTGTGGTAGAATAAATACCGATATTATCTTTATCCTTAAATACCACTGATGTTTTTACAGGGATAACAAATTCATCACCGGGTTGAAGGTCAAGAATTTCAAACCGGTCACCTTGTTTTAACCCGTTTGTATCTTCCACCTTATAATCCATCAACTGCCCGAATTTTGTTTCAACAATTTTTGTGGAAACATCCCCGCATCTGATAAGTTTGCCGCTAAAAAACTGTGTACCCGGCCTACTATTACTCCGCGCGTACTCGTGGGTCAGTAAACTCGTAAACTCCCGGGAGTTCACAGGGTCGGATTCCAGTATCCCCGTACCCAGTACCAACGATGCGCAGTTTAATTTTATCAACGTTTCACCCGATGGAAGCTTTTCTACCGACCCAATATAATACACCGTATTCCTGCTGTATCCGGGATTAGTGAACATAACAACCTGTCCCTTCAATACATCACCTAAAGGCACTTTTTCAGTTGTTATAACCGCACGGTTCTGTGTATCAACCGCCACAATCTTACCTGTGAAACACGAATTATCCGCAACAATTTTTGTTGTCCCGAAACTAACTTCTTTTGTACCGAACATACACATTTTTTGAGGAAGTTTATCTTTCATCCTGATATACGCGAAGGTACCTGTCAACAAATACTTACTCCCCTTATCTAAAAACTCATAAGGTTTATTGTACTCCCCGGAAGTCAAAAAGTAATCCTCTATACCATCCTCCAGCTGCACACACACACCTGCTGGGAGGATTGGTTCGTTCACATCTTTATTCTCAAGTTGTGTTATATTAAGAATACACTGCGCAGTTGCTGCACCGGTTAACGGTTCATATATCCCGATGAATACACTGCGCAAGTCCGTAGCAGCAGAACCTACTTCCGTCTTCCTTCGTACATACACGTACCTTGATTTCGGGAGTGAACTATATATCCCCGGCGCTACTGCAGTGATAATCTCACACCCTTTTTGTGGCAGCATTGAAAGTTTAATAAACGAATTATTGTCCGGTAGATGCCAGGTAGCTTTCCATAAACCGTCATGTATCACAACACGTTTTGGGTTCATCACAAACCCTAATCCATTCCCCGGAGGCGCAACCCAGTACGGTTTGTTTGGATACCCGTCAAGATCACCGTCGTTGAGGACCATATTACCCCAGTTATACTCTTTCCCGGCAAGCGAACCTGTATCTTCTTCCACCCCGAATTCTATGTTTTCAAATGTTGCAGTAGTCGTAAGGCTGTGGAATACATAATCATGCTGTTTCCCGCCGTTAACACGGAAGATATCAAGCAAATACTTATTCTTACCCTCACCCGCAAGTGCAGCTAACCTGCGGTACTGTGTTACCCCCTGTTCTTTATAACAATTCTCACTTGAAACTTCTGCCATTGCAAGCCCGGGGAAGTCAGCAAACTGGTACAAACTACCTCCAGTAGCTTGGGTGATCGGGTTCATAGATTTTTCGTTTACCAGCACAAGATTATGGCTTGCGGTTTGTTTTGACCATCCGACATACGCGTGAGTACTGCCCCATCCGTAACCCAGATCATACCCCAGCTCGTACCCCAACGCATAATATGAAAGATTAAGGTCATCAAAATTACTGTGGTTTAAAGCCGGCCCGAACCGCAACATTACAGCCTGTGATAACGGATCCAAACTGTTGCCATTACGCAAAAACACAAACCCTTTTTGCCCGAAGAATACGGACTTATTAACTTTTTCAGGGATAACCTTGTCCGGTTCAACTACTTTTAACTCCGCAGAATCAATCCCGTGAAACAGTATCCACGGGTCGTAAGCCGTTACACTTTTTAAACGGTAGTCATCAAGTTTACCTCCGGTCATTTCTGTAAGCAGCCAATTAAACGGTTTCCTACCCTCCTGATCAGTTACACGTGAAGAAAAATATTCTGCATGACGGTAATCAGTCCCAGAGAACAATGTTTTTATATTACCTGACTTACGTATATCCGGTGATGAGTCACCGAACTGTGGTGTTTTACCTGTACAATTAATCATAGCGTCGGGAACAAGATATATATTTTGAAACTTAGCATTATTATATAAATTTATACCATCAGGATATTTTTTACTGCGGTAATTAAACAACGGCTCCGCAAAAGTGGTATACAACTCGCGGGTATGATGTTCATAAATTGTTGATGTTTCATAATACCTGCCATCACGGTCTATATTGTTATCAATCATAGTATTGATACCATACGGGCCGGTATACGCCCAGTCTATATACAACGGTATTCCTAACAAACACCCGGCTGCCATTGCCCCGCGGACATAATCCGCGGTACCGTTTGTCAACCGCCCTTTCAATGATTCGACATAACAATACTCCGCTGCGTTTAATATAATATTTTTCTCAATATTTTGCCTCCGGGTAAGCGAAGGCACTACTGAAGGTTTATCCAACGCAGGGCTATTATAAATTTTGTCATACCAGTCAATAAATACTACTAACACACGTGCTACCTGATACCATGGACGGGATAACCGCCCGCTTGGGGGTTTACTTGGATAATCCCAGGAACCTTTATCGCAGGAAGGATAAATTTCAGCAATTAAATCAAAAATCTGTGCTGCGGTTTCCGCATACTTTTCATCATCCGTAAGAGTATACGCCAGTGAAAGGTTATGTAACGCGCTGTATTGCAAAGTTTCAACCACCCATGCGTTATATGACCCAACAAAATAATGTATCCTTCCATCTTTCCCGACATACCCTGTTCCCGTATCCGTATGCTCAGCATCAGGCAAAATATGCCCGCCCTGGCATTTAACCTTCCCCGGAGTGTCAAAACTACACTTCGCACCGCCCCAGGTACCCCATGATTTTCCACAGATCGGGCATCCTGTTGCACCGTATGCGAAACATGCGCCTTTACCCGGCATTACGGATTTGTACCATTCAAAATCACGGTTTATCCATTGTTCCGCATTCTTTACCGTGGTTGTAGACAACTTTTTTGCCCATGCATACTTCTGCACGCGTTCCTTCGCTAATTTAACATCTTCCGGGGTGAGATACACACACGGATGCACTTCACGCCCCTGTGGTGTACGTTCCGCGTTCTTCCATGCATTAACATACGACGAAATTGCATTTTTAGTACTGTTTTCAGCTTTTTTCATATTACTCCCTGCCACATTTTCAGCTGCTGACAGGTGTGTATTAAAACAACATATCAGCATCATCCCGGATAATACATATACTTTAGAACTCACACTGTTTTTAAAATTCAACATTCTGTAAGTAAATTCCTCTTTCACCAAATTTGTATCAATATATACTAATACTTTATCGAGATTCCTACCACACATTTTGTAAGTGTTTCATCTATTTGTTGTGTATCACCAAAAAAAGTACCGTCACCTATGTAGTTACGTTTAGCGTACTGAATTGCTAAGTCAACACCAAAATTATCACTAACCCTATACACTGCCCCGGTTGTTACTCCAGCCGTGCTATACGCATCATCAGCATAGAATGGCGTATAAAAGAACCCGTAACGCACAGCATAATCAGTATCCTGTGGCTTGCACTCACCTCCCGCGGTCAAAATCAGTGTATTCCTATTTCCCGTGAGCACTGAATTATTCACCCATCTAAGATTAAAAATAACAGTATGTATATCACTAAACTTATGCTCATACACCAGGCACGTTTCTGCCGGTACGTATTTCCTGATTTCCGTTGACAGTTTTGATGTTGAAGTGCTATACATCACCTCCTGAGTACCTGTGAGTGTACTATCAGAAGAAAATATTAGTCCTATTCTAATATCATTAACCATAAAACCTGCGCTTAAGTCTAAACCATATCCTGTAGCATCAGCTTTACTGTTAACTATGTATTCTCTGTTCAATAAATAATCCGATGTTAAATCAGTAGTGTTTGTGTAATAATTCAGCATGTTTATATTCAAACCTGTAGACAAAAACTTAACGGGTGCCCACCCGATACCGGCGGTATATTTATCAACCGCACCGTGTTGCGACACTTTTTGTGATTTTACCCGTACCCCCACTGCTGTGGGTGAGTACAGATAGCGTTCATGAAAGTAACTATTGTCACGTATAACCGCAGTACCTATACCAATGGATAACCGCGACGGTATTATAGCGTACGCCAGAGCTACTGCCGCAGGGAATTGCGTAATCCCAAAATTATGGTATACCGGTTCATCAACGGTAATCACGCGTTCATCTGTAGGCAAAACTCCGAGATTAAACGCTGCAACAGCGCGTGCTTCCATAAAACCTAACACCCCGGGGTTTACTAAAAACATAGTTGCATCGTCAATACTATACCTCACACTATTCCCAACTCCTGTGCATGCAGCGTTATACGATAATAAAGGTTCACCGGTTAAGTTACGGGAAAGCTGGCTGCCCGCATAAATATCTGCGGTTAAAAGTATAGCCAGCAAGATTGAAATCCCTGGTTTTTGTGTACACACAATTTTATTCACCATTTATATGACACCTGTAGTTTAAACGCATGTTTTGGATACTTAACCAAACTATCCGCATCATCAATATCGATATATTCTGTATTCTCATACGCAACCCAGACTGAAACATTCTCCGACGCTTTTTGTTTGAGCACAACATAATACCTTATACCCTTACCCAATGGATTGAATAGGTATGAAGAATATATTCTATCCCACAAAGGCTCAACGTCACTAAGATAAATTTCATCCTGCGGGCCATCAAAAAAAACTGCCCTGGTATCAAGCTGTAAGCCCGGCATGAGTTCATGTTTTAACCCGGCTAAGTAAAGATATCCGTAATATTTACAGTTAAACTTATCCCCGTTGATATTCTTACGTTTTTGTTCAAGTTTAACACGTACCGTTGTTTTTGCACCAGCTGACCAGTCCATCTGCACCCGTGTTTTAGATGAATGCACAGGCTGGTCAATATATTTTACAGAAGGCGGTGTGAGCTTAAAATTTTCAGTAGAAAACTCATCTTTCTCACTGAAAAACAACGTAAGTTTTGTTGTCAATAACTGTTTGTATTCCCATGACAAAACATTTGTGGTTTTAGGCTCAACCGTATCTTCCGGTAACGGGTGGTGGTAGTATCCATAATAACAAAACATTTCTGTACCCTTAATTTTGTATTGCATTGCCAGAACAGCTCCCTGCTCATTTTTATTAGTTTCCTCTTCGCCAATCGCGCCGCCATGGAAGTTATAATAATTTTTTGAGTACCCATGAAAGTTGTTGTAGATAACAATATTCCCGAGGTTATATTCCGTTTGAACAATCCAAGCATCACCGTTACCTGAGCATAACGCGTATTCCGTATACAATCCTAGTTTATCAAAAAACCGGTAGTTTGCGTATATACCCGTAACTGTATTCACCGTACCCTGGAATTCATACTCTCCTGTGTCAAGTACCGTGCGAAGTTCAGGTGAATAATTCGCTGTATACCCGATAACCCCGGTTTCTCCTCCAAACAAAGCATACCCAACGCGTCCCCCTATAAGCTGTTCCCTTAGCTTCCTATACCCCGTCCCGGGATTAACTGTATCTGCGATATAACCCATATTCGCTGAGATCGACGGCAGTTTTGTTTTTACATACCCGTTGGTACTTAGAGTAACATCATAAAGCTTATCTGAGTATAAAAGTGTAACCAGCAACTTTTTGAATTTAGTATCCACTGCTATACCGTGATAGTTAGTATTAGGATTTGACCCGGTATCACGGGAGATACCTTTAGAATTAACCACTACCGGGCGTGAGATACCTAGCATTCCGGACCCGTAGAACACTAATCCCTGGTTAAACTGAACTTTATAATTCCCCGCCACAGCGCGCTGCACAAACCAGAGATTACTCACCTGTATCCAGTATTTAGATAAAAAGTACCTATACGCATTTTCAAGATTAAACTCCGGCGCGCCCTGATACCCTCCGGCAGTGCCAAGGTCACGGCGTAATGTGTACCCAGTTTCCAGATAATCACCGAGGTAAAGATTAAACTTGTTATACACATACTCCGGGTTATGATACGGCCATGGAGCGTTAATATATTCTTTTGTGTCAGGCTTATCAAGTTTCAACCTAACTTGCACATTACCCCTGGTTTTTGTCCAGGGATCCCGAGCTACGATGTACACACGTATTTTTTCGTACGTATCCTTATCCAAAGATTTAACCTTGCGGATCTCAGATAAGGTTTTGAAGTACCCGTTTTTTGTGCGGTACTTTATGATATCAATAGCCACCCATTTTGATAACCAGGGAAATACCATAAGATCCTCAACAGTACAGCTATTTATATTAAGAGGATTATACAGATAATTTTCCAGTTCTTCGGTATCCATCCCGGCATTAGATAACGTATCGTCATACTCTATCTCCAACACAGTAACTGTGGATGACTGGATTTCAATCCCGGCGTATAACGCCTTAACCGTTGTCATTATTAATAAAGTTATCAGTACTACCCTAAAATTATTCAACCCTGATTTTCCCTTTGATTAAATCAAATACGTTCTTATCAATCCCCGGTACTTTTATAAGGTTGTATATATCCTCATACTTACCATTACGTTTGCGGTAACGCACAACATTCTGTGCCTGTTGATTATCCAAACCTATAGCTTCCAACTCATCAACCATTGCAGTGTTTATATTTACCTTCTCAATAACCAATTTTTCTTCTTCTATTACCCCGGGTACCAGTGAGTCCGATTCCAGTGGTTCTGTCTCAGGTACGGGTTTTATGGTTAAACTTTTCTTCAATACATCATATGTTACAGGAAGTAAACGCGGGATATTTTTTAGGCCCTCAATGTTTTTGTACCCTCCGGAAGCTATACGGTATTCCACAATACGTTCGGCCGTTATTTTCCCGATACCTTCAATCTCGGATAATTCCTCGACTGTAATTGTATTGAGGTCAGGTTTTTCAGGCTTAAGTTTAACTTTATGCTTCTTCTTTTTCTCTACTACAGACTCCTGGATTAATAACGATACCGGCGTAAATTTTATCCCCACGCCTATTGTATGATACCCCGTCATTGTTTCATGATAAATATAAGCATAATCAAAATAGTAAGTTGATGACCATGAAAACCGCGCGCCAAGCGATGCCTGTGCAGGGTTTGTGCGGATACCTGCGTACAGGTTTATACTCGCGATTACCACATACTCAACCGCTGCGGAAAATACAGGATCGCGGTTCTGTACTTTACTGAGTTCTGTTAATACCGCAACCGTATCCGACACCTGCCACATCGCGCCAGTACGCAATTCCTGCGGGATTAACTCATAAAAAGTACCGATCCTTACCCCAAACGGGTTAAGAATATGTATTCCGACTGAAAGGTTTTGTGTTAACCTGTTTTGCAACCCAAAATCCGCTAAAAATGAACTTACCAGTAAATTATTACCTGTAACACTCATTATCCTGAGAGTAGTACCAAACATTAATCCCGGCGATACTGCCCGCGCATATGAAAACATGCACATCGATTCTGTATACCCGATGTGTTGGTATAACGACGAGTAACCAATACCGGCACAGGAGTTTGCATCAAACGGCAGTGTTATGCCAATAATATTGTTCCCTAAGTCAGGGATACTATAAAGCTGGGAATACCCGGCTTCAATGTTTAATCTAGGCAATACCGCAAGCCCTGCTGGGTTAGAGAACAGAGCAGTTACCCCGCGGGAGGACACAGCTGTT
It encodes the following:
- a CDS encoding alpha/beta hydrolase — its product is MLIKLFCIIILTLSSVVCSVAQDVLPFENSRYTNVNGIDLHYRLWKTVDGGKGNVLFVHGFMGSTFSWRKNAGIVNAAGYNVVAVDLPAYGYSSKKTGFDHSIKKRAELLWGLLKKLESQGVVPYPGWNLVGHSMGGKVVAEMAVQKPELTSKLVLVDPAMFERKKNSFGSGEMLKRKDVRENFERIIVEKFVNKKGIQQFLDSAYGQKASHEEVEGFLTPLLVPGTIEAILDSFITAASDEDVKVENIKAQALIIWGAEDSWVKIDIGKKLLKRINGSTLYVIKKAGHCSPETNSEEFNKTLISFLGQ
- a CDS encoding GDSL-type esterase/lipase family protein, translating into MVSKHKAQVMPVLVWVITIIMFSLTVSLQAEDVQVSSASVKPATTTYVLNYTDHYDNRLNMFIKENVQIQKKLTEGDTVWAEQVVLLGDSITEGFNVSLYFPGQTFVNRGIAGDRSGMVDGRGLMNRLTTIALAPNPSHFFVMIGVNDLGSSVDSEKIISNYQEIVNTLQALYPKTIIVVESLLPCRGRYAKLNQKIVDTNSKLRVFAKEMELEYIDLYSLYKDDNGELKEEVTRDGIHLKKEFYTPWVEEINKRLGVNPK
- a CDS encoding helix-hairpin-helix domain-containing protein — its product is MNNFRVVLITLLIMTTVKALYAGIEIQSSTVTVLEIEYDDTLSNAGMDTEELENYLYNPLNINSCTVEDLMVFPWLSKWVAIDIIKYRTKNGYFKTLSEIRKVKSLDKDTYEKIRVYIVARDPWTKTRGNVQVRLKLDKPDTKEYINAPWPYHNPEYVYNKFNLYLGDYLETGYTLRRDLGTAGGYQGAPEFNLENAYRYFLSKYWIQVSNLWFVQRAVAGNYKVQFNQGLVFYGSGMLGISRPVVVNSKGISRDTGSNPNTNYHGIAVDTKFKKLLVTLLYSDKLYDVTLSTNGYVKTKLPSISANMGYIADTVNPGTGYRKLREQLIGGRVGYALFGGETGVIGYTANYSPELRTVLDTGEYEFQGTVNTVTGIYANYRFFDKLGLYTEYALCSGNGDAWIVQTEYNLGNIVIYNNFHGYSKNYYNFHGGAIGEEETNKNEQGAVLAMQYKIKGTEMFCYYGYYHHPLPEDTVEPKTTNVLSWEYKQLLTTKLTLFFSEKDEFSTENFKLTPPSVKYIDQPVHSSKTRVQMDWSAGAKTTVRVKLEQKRKNINGDKFNCKYYGYLYLAGLKHELMPGLQLDTRAVFFDGPQDEIYLSDVEPLWDRIYSSYLFNPLGKGIRYYVVLKQKASENVSVWVAYENTEYIDIDDADSLVKYPKHAFKLQVSYKW
- a CDS encoding helix-hairpin-helix domain-containing protein, with protein sequence MFTRTKISALAFIVLLFPGKTFAVFEYTPRTVYGAYTLNTTAVSSRGVTALFSNPAGLAVLPRLNIEAGYSQLYSIPDLGNNIIGITLPFDANSCAGIGYSSLYQHIGYTESMCMFSYARAVSPGLMFGTTLRIMSVTGNNLLVSSFLADFGLQNRLTQNLSVGIHILNPFGVRIGTFYELIPQELRTGAMWQVSDTVAVLTELSKVQNRDPVFSAAVEYVVIASINLYAGIRTNPAQASLGARFSWSSTYYFDYAYIYHETMTGYHTIGVGIKFTPVSLLIQESVVEKKKKHKVKLKPEKPDLNTITVEELSEIEGIGKITAERIVEYRIASGGYKNIEGLKNIPRLLPVTYDVLKKSLTIKPVPETEPLESDSLVPGVIEEEKLVIEKVNINTAMVDELEAIGLDNQQAQNVVRYRKRNGKYEDIYNLIKVPGIDKNVFDLIKGKIRVE